The Xenopus tropicalis strain Nigerian chromosome 1, UCB_Xtro_10.0, whole genome shotgun sequence DNA segment AAGTTCAACCATCAAAATGTTAGGGAATCCCCAGCTAGGAGTATATGTCTTCAGACACATTGATGTTGCATTGAATTATGCAAAGATGAAGAATAGTAAATCAAACATCATTGTGGTATTTAAGGCAAGTATTTGTAAACCTCTAGTTTTGGTAGAATTTATATGAAGAAAATGGtgattaaattgtttttaaaggtAACTGCATTCCCATTGTGCTTTAAAGTTCATACAAATACTGCAGAAATATTATCTGTTGCTTTCATTTAGGCCACAATTCCTGCAGTGCTACTTTTCTTGGTTTGCCACAAAATGATTAGTAATTTATAGCTGCTCATTCTAACAGGACCTACCGTTTGGGTCCTGTTGGCACTGCAGGATATACAGTGTGCCCTGCTGAGAACTATGGCTTGGCACACTATATCCTGCAGCTGATCCCATGTATAGGCAAAGGACTAGGAGcaaatttttttatagagacctgcaatatTGAATAGAGTTTTCTTTTATTACCTATATGATTATAGATGTGTAGATGTAAGTGCCACTATTTAATATGGCACATATCTTTAATAATGTAGTATATTGTGCTACACTTAAACTTGTATTTTAATGATAGAGATATAAAAATGGAAACCATACATACCACTGAACTGAGAATACTTACACCTCATATGAATAGGTTATGTGAGTGAAATTTTACAATTTTCTAATACCATTTTTTTCTAAGACTGCCATATTAATGCTTTATCTCCATTAGACACTCTTTGGCAGAATTAAGAAAGTACAGCCAGTTTTGAATTCTAAGAAAACTCCTCTGGATCCTGCACCAAACTATGATAGCCATATGTCAAAAAGCTTAGCATCTTGGACTGATTCCTTTGAGAAGCAAACGGCTAATTCATtagtatgtattttttattacttatctagcTGTAAAATTGACTGTTAAAAAAGACTTAATATGTGTAAATTGATTAAAGCACAAGAGAACCCCAATTGTGAATGtgtttaggaaaaaaatgcaccagcccagggaaaaaAGGAGAGCAGCACTTTGCTGCTATTTTACTTTATTCCCGGGGTTCACTAGTACAGACTTAGACtcgcacatgtgcagtacagtataATACAAAAGTTTTAATCTAGTGCTCATGTGCAAGTCTTGGTCTAAAGAGGAATGTCTGGGAAAGGTGgtgatgtatttgtttttttcctcGAGCCAGTTCCTTTTTTTCCTAAAATGAGTGtcacacaggggaaaaaaaactaaacattaGACTCAATAAGGAATGCCTAACATATTAGCATTTAAATTAAGataatttatttgtaatttattcttttttcttCTATAAAGAGTGGGATTCTACTGCAAATGAGGCTGAGATTAAAAAGGAAATTCAACCTTAGACCTAATCTAAGAAAATAATCAGTTGGTATTCATTTGTGTTATTTATGAGTAGTTCATTACAATAATGAACTTTGGGCTATGCCTCCCATTTTGGACAGTAACATTCTAAAGGGTGGTCATGAGGGTCCGCTCTGAAGCCAAGTTCTTAataatctttattattatttacagtggcttgcaaaaatattcagcccccttgaacttttccacattttgtcacattacagccacaaacatgaatcaattttattggaattccacgtgaaagaccaatacaaagtggtgtacacgtgagaagtggaacgaaaatcatacatgattccaaacattttttacaaataaataactgcaaagtggggtatgtctctaccagctttgcacatctagagactgaaatccttgcccattcttctttgcaaaacagctccagctcagtcagattagactgcgtttgtgaacagcagttttcagatcttgccacagattctcgattggatttagatctggactttgactgggccattctaacacatggatatgttttgttttaaaccattacattgttgccctggctttatgtttagggtcgttgtcctgctggaaggtgaacctccgccccagtctcaagtcttttgcagactccaagaggttttcttccaagattgccctgtatttggctccatccatcttcccatcaactctgaccagcttccctgtccctgctgaagagaagcacccccagagcatgatgctgccaccaccatatttgacagtggggatggtgtgttcagagtgatgtgcagtgttagttttctgccacacatagcgttttgcattttggccaaaaagttccattttggtctcatctgaccagagcaccttcttccacatgtttgctgtgtcccccacatggcttgtggcaaactgcaaacgggacttcttatggttttctgttaacaatggctttcttcttgccactcttccgtaaaggccaactttgtgcagtgcacgcctaatagttgtcctatggacagattccctcacctgagctgtagatctctgcagctcgtccagagtcaccatgggcctcttggctgcatttctgatcagcgctctcctttttcggcctgtgagtttaggtggccttgtcttggtaggtttacagttgtgccatactccttccatttctgaatgatcgcttgaacagtgctccgtggcatgttcaaggctttggaaatctttttgtagcctaagcctgctttaaatttctcaagaACTTTGTGTTCTTTGGatttcatggtgttgttgctcccaatattctcttagacaacctcttaggccgtcacagagcagctgtatttgtactgacattagattacacacaggtgcactctatttagtcattagcactcatcaggcaatgtctatgggcaactgactgcactcagaccaaaggggtctgaataattacgcacaccccactttgcagttatttatttgtaaaaaatttttggaatcatgtatgattttcgttccacttctcacgtgtacaccactttgtattggtctttcacgtggaattccaataaaattgtttcatgtttgtggctgtaatgtgacaaaatgtggaaaagttcaagggggccgaatacttttgcaagccactgtaaataaggggggcacatgggacataactgttaacctcaagtcactgattggtaaCTGACTGCAACAGATTAGATTACATTTCTGGCTatctaactatattgaaaacattttttattttgcacagtctatctattttacccagattaattttcacactgaactgttcctttaagggctctggcacacaagggagtttagacaaatctcccttgttgcgggcgacttaaactccccgatatgacatcccacaacaagggagatttgtcgcggccgagTAATCTCACCGTGTAACAGAGCCCTAAGGCCAACTAAGATAATATCCAGAGGGAGTTGGATCTGGTGCAGTTTATTAATGTGCAAGGGTCTCTACTCTTTACCAAAAAGAATAAAAACTCCATGGTGTCTTTTATTTTATAGATAGCAGGAAATAAAAATAACGGTACATACTATGTTTGTATAATTTCACATGTTAACAATTTCATAACACTGCAACTGGGACGCACCAGGAGTCGGTCAAACCcaacccttaaaatcatgtgattttttggCAAATGAACAAGAAGATTGCCAGTTCTCTTTCCTAAAATACGTATGTGAGAATTTTAGGTATCCCGCTTGACAGGGTCAAGTAAATCCCCAGTTGTGTAGGGAGCTGGCATGGCCATACACCGGCGAATCTTTCCCCAGGTATTGGATTGATCTGACCCTCAGGCCAAACAATACAGGATGAGGGCTGCATCAGTGTGCTACTTGTCCttatggaatttttaaacctgcccaatcaacatctgcccagTTTTCTGCTAGATATCAGTCGGGTCAGCTTGTCTgaggaccccatacacaggccgataagctgctgactctgttggcagcttttattagcctgtttggccaccttaagtctttagTATCCCCTTCAAGGGACAGGGTGAATGTAGGTCCATGGTCACTGCCTGTAGTCTGCATTGAAGAGTAGGCTTGGGCTGGGGACCCATTGAGTAAGGCTTAGGCAACAGAAGTATCTTTTTCATTGCAATTGCTATGAATATGTCTGGTAGGAAGCCAAGGCTGATGTGGAGTGGTAGTTGGGTCAGTATCACAGTAGTACAGTGATTAGAGATAAGAAAACGTGCTGACATGAAATGTCTGTCATAGGGGCTaaagtaatacatttatataaggtGCCCAAAAAGAGAAGATTAAATTCTCTggtgtgcaaaatattttttgcaaagatAAGGGTACAATATTGTTATACACATCCACTTTAATCAGAAAGAACCTAATCTGAATATAAGGGGTTTTCGTGTAACCCAAACTAGATATATGCAGCTAAAGAGGCATTTGAGaaattttgttttcttcagtcaGTAATTAATTTACTATTAGATGCCTGTTGGTTGGGGCACACAATTCCCTGATAGCTACAGTCTTTCTTGATACTTGCATGAACACCTGCACTGTGGGTGCTATAAATGGCCAAGGGATGACGCTTAATCATAATGAGCCATAGGCTGCTCTTACCTCTTGGTGTAGCAGCATTAAGGGATTTAATACCAGTTACATTCCAGATGTTTTGCTGCTTTAACcttgtcagaaaaaaacatatcaCTGGTAGCTGTTTCCTGTGATATGCAGTTATGCTACCTGTGATGCAGAAAAGTTAGTATTAGGGGAAACCAACATCATTAACATTATTTTGGTACACCACGTGCCATGGGAAGCACCAGTGGCATAACATAGAACTGCATAGGCATTTAAGGGGCTCCctacatttttcataaacatatattttcataaacatatattgataCTGCTTATCAGTCAGGGTCCCTCTGTGCCTCCTATTCTTCTGGGCTAGTTATGCAGCTAGTTGTCACTGGTGATTTAATCCTAGGTATTGATTTATCAACAGATCTTTCtgtcattatattatatttttgtcatTATGTTTGCAGTCCAGAACTAGCTGCATCTGAAGGCATGCTGAGTTAGTGTGCTGATTGTTAAACCTTAgcaacttaatttttttttgtcaaagggGGATTCCTCCAGTTTGACTTGTGCCATTTAGTCCTGTTTTGCAAACAGTCATATTAAAAATGCATGCAGAAATCACTAGAATCACAACAGAGCCAATAGAGATAACCATATATGTTTTTCTGTCTTAGGTGTATTTGTATGAGTATGATCTAAATTGCAAGCCTGCCGACAAACCAAGACATTGCCTTCCATATGCTTCAGTGTCTGCCGCATTTATTGAACAGAAGACAGAAACAGGTCCCATGCTGGCAACAGTTAAACTTAAACCAAAGCTGCTTACTGATGGTAAAAAaacttgttttgctttcaacaaTACTTATAAATTAGGCTAGTCCTTTGTATCAGGACAGTATAAGCTCTGTAGATGTCTGTTCAAGGTTATGTGGTTTCAGGCTAATACAGATCATATTGGTGCTGTTAAATGTTTAAGTGTTTAAATGCTTAAGCATTTTTGTAACCTGTCTGACCCAGTGTAGCCGGAGAGTACAACAGTGGCCTCATGACCAGGAATTTTCTTAGTCAGTCCTGCTTTTTGCCAGGGtctaattttagaaaaaaaatcacaattaataaaatatggtatgtgtcagacaccatcagatatTTTATTGTCAGATGAAGACGCAGCATGCAGTATTTCCTTCCGACATGTTGTGTCAGATGGCTAATCTTTTCTGCACATCAGATttttcccattatattttgacccatgtgaCCACATTGGATTTGCGGGATGCGTTTTTTTGATCCAGTACCATCCTACAAAAtcctcctgtggagtttagcccttagggAGTCAGGGGATGTTGCATTCTGCAGCAATACAGATCTGGAAAATCTGATTTGTTATTATTTCAAGCAAACCAGTTTTAGAAGCTGTTACTCCCAGAATTTTTGTATCAGCTGTCAACAGTAAGAGTAACCGTGGAGCTACTTAGTGGCAGCTACTTGTAACAGCTtctgaatgccagaaaataccctgccatagacaatacaatactgagaattgcctctggtaaaacactcATAGAGGCAATCATCTACTGATCTGTTGCCTTTATCTAGATAGTGAGGGAGTTGATGGGCTACTAAAATTGTGTAAATCCGTTCTGACATTTGCAtagtttaaattaaaattataaatTAGGGATCTGCAACATGTGACACTTCAGCTGCTAATGAACTAcagcttaggctaatgccacaccatgcatatgGTGTATATTTGTCTCACAATTTTatgcggatttcggctacatgtgcctgcacccaagcgtattccattcattcaagtgcaagcacaggtaggaggatatggtgcatatggcgcatattttcggcaagcttttTCTggcttgtgtggcattagccatacATCCGCCATACTGCTGAATAATGCTTAGAGCTATAATTGGTAGCAGCTGGAGATTCACATGCCACAGGTCCATGTAGTTAACCATGTATTGCAACAATGTTGAGAATACTCTTTGAAAAgtcttttgtgttttgttttttaggtAGTGCTAACTTAATGAACTGCACAGTAGCAAAACGAATTGGTAAAGGCAAAGATGCAAAGATTGTTTTTGAAAATTTTCGTACAATAGAGCCAAAGCCACCTCCAATGTATGCACAGCAAAATGAGTTCCTCCTTTCTTGTTCTGCCATAAATCTTCTGTTGGAAAATCTTTTATATGATAAGCAATCCATGGACTCCGCTATGCATTTCCCTGATCACTTTGATAAAAAggagaaagctggaaaaagaacAGATGACATAGAAGGGTTGAGTCCTTCAAGCATGTTGATTACATCTAAATCCATAAAAGACCCCAGAATTAGAAAAGAAGAACAAGAATTAAAACATTGTGATCAGAAAATAGTTGATCAATTGAATTTTCAGCATTGCGAGGAAAACGTCAACAAGTCATTATCGCTAAGTTTTGAAGAAGCTCGACTTTTTGACAGTTTGATGGCAAAGGATAAAGTAAATAAATGTTCATTATTTAATGAATGTGAAAAGGACTATAAAATGGTGATGAAACAAAATAAGACAGTAGGTCGTCATTCTCAAAATTTGTCTGAGAAAGAGGTATTTGAGGAAAAGCAGCAAAAGTCAAGTATGCTCTCTGAAATGGAACATTCCTCTCTTACACAAGATATGTTTCATGTATCTAAGTCTTTATCTGTCACTAACACAGTCTGTGAAAAAGTGGTTAAAAAAGGTCATCAATTTTTTAAGAAACGCAAGAAAGAAACGTATTTCAGTCTTGGGCCAACAAAATCAGAACTGACAAAGGAAGCTTCcatttctaaacaaaaaaagaaaattgcagaTGTGATGGAATCTAGTGGATGTAACTCCCTTGAAACAGGTCATAAACATAAACCAATGCAGAGAAAGACATGCATTTCTAATGATAATAAAGAGAAAACAGTCAATAGTAAAAATATGGCTGATGGTTCAAAATGTGGTAACAATCCAGAAGAAAATATATTATCTACTAATTCTTCAAAATCAAATCACACAACAAAAGTTGAAGAGAGGGCACAGACTGGAAAACATGTCTTTAAAAAGTCACCGAGCAGTCACAAAATAAAAGGTAATAAGGTCCATGGTCACAAAACAAATGTTGAAAGCCCTgggaattttaaaaaaactgctgCTTCTTTACCTAAAAATGCCACCGCACCTATTAATAAGATGGATATCGGCAATATAAAAAGCTTTGTTACAGGTGCAGATAAAAAGGAAGAACACTCCTTACTTGTGAAACTACAAATCAATTCTTGCTTGGAATTAAATGATATGGAACATAGTATTATTAAAAAGAAGACAACAGCTGAAAATCAAATCCCAGAAAAGCTATTTGCTAATGTGGAAGAAGAACTACCTTGGTTAAAACAAAATCTTCCTGACAATCAGGAACATCAGTGCAGTAAAACAATCACTCATGATATAATACTGGCAAAGGAAGAAATATTGATCCCTCCAAAGAAAACAAATTCACAGATATCTTGTGTTACTTCTGATGATAACTTTGAGATGAGAGATTTCCCAATTGATTACATGGAATTTCAGAATGAAACTGTTTGCTGTCAAGAACTGGTTTCTTTGAAAGTGGGTTCCCTTAAAGAAAGTGAAGAGACAGTGACAGCAAAAACTCCAGAGATTAATCAAAGCAAAACAACAGATTGTTGCGTAGAAAGTATATCCTCTATGCATTTGAAAGAACTAGCATTTGAGCATCAAATTTCTCATGTACTTTTACCTGAAAACAAAGTTGTTAACCAGCACTGCACAACAGATGAGATTTATTTGTTTGATATGGGTGATATTGGCATACCTACGGAAACCAGCATTTTAAGTGTGTCTGAAAACTTAACACATTTGTGTTTCCAGAGTTATGAAACAGAAATAGGGTATGATGGAGATTTACTTATTGAGGATATGGAAATTGGAAGTGAGACTGAAATTCCATCATTTGAAACCATGAATGAACCAAAAGCGCAATTGccaattcatttaaatatatctttaaaCATGTTGCTTGATGATTTTGATTGTAGCCACTTGGAAAACCGCATAGACTGGAATAGTCTCTTTGGACTGGACAGTTCCACAACGTTAATGGAAGAGGATGTAGTGCCACAATTTCACAAATCACCTCTCCAAAAATGTGGGCTTTATAAATGTGAGAGTGAAAAGATAATTTATTCTGATTTACAAATAACAGTAAAAAACTATAGTAAACTGGATGGTAACCACAcccctgcttgctgtgattatgtTGTAAAACAACTTCCATATGATGACGTACTTTCATCGCTGAAGACTACTGAGAACACAATTTTGATGGATAgcattaaaagcaaaaataatgctGCACCTTTGATTGATTTTATACAAGCACCTCATGAAAATGTCAACATAAATGCATCTGATTTAAGCTTTTCTTCTTGTACGTCAAATAACACACAAGTGACACAGAAAGCAAATGACTCGTATGCCAACGTAGAACAAGATTTTAAATGTCACATAGGGGCAAATAGTGGCCATAGTAAGACAGATAAAGGAGGCAAACTGAAGGGCTGTACACAGCAGAAGACCAGGTCTCCTGACAAAGGTTCATCTGTTTCATTAAATGTATGTGCAATTTTAGAAAAGGCAGATAAAACATCTTGTGTAAATGTATTGCAGGAATATAAATTAATTTGTGAGAAAATGCTTCCCAGATTTATAAATGCTTTTAAAGATAAGCAGCATTGCCCAGTCAAAGATGTCATGGTTAATCGGAAGTTTTTGCTTGAAAGAAACCTCAAAGCAGCCTTTAAGTATCCCTTAAAACCACAGGCTATAGAGGCATTTATTGAATTACAAATGATGATGGAAACCAAACAATTCATAGAAAATAGAATATACAGTCTTAAAGGTGAGCCCACATTCAGAAGTCTCTTGTATTATGACAGCTCTCTCTACCTTGAGTTACTTGATGGAGACAGGGGATACCAACAACAGTCCAATTTTTATGTTGGATTTCAACAAAAGCTAAAATGTGATCCTCTTGTTACTCTGGAAAACCACCATGCTCAACTTTGTGATGTTCTTgagaaaattcatgaaaaatgCAGATCATATTATGTCCTCCTTAAATACCGGAGAGAAGTTGAGGAATGTGAAGCTGTTTTAAAGAACTCTGCtgatcatttggatttttgtCTCTCAGTCCCCTTATCTTGTGGAGTTCATACTGGGGACACATTAGAGGAGTTAAAAAACTTGCAGACAGGAACTTTAGAGCTTATTAAAGCCTATTATAATCTTCCAGATTGTGATGCTGGAAAACAAGAACATGCACTGTGCCTTTTAGAATTAATCTGTGCAAAAATTGATTATATTCAGACCTCAGAGTCTTTAAACACTGAACTGTCACTTTTTGGCATTGAACACTTATTGTTTGATGCAGCCAAAAGCACCATTTTGAAGGAGAACGCAAGATcttctaaacagaaaaaaatacccTCACTAATTTTGGAGTCTATCCACAAACTGAACCATTTTGCCTTATTAAAATTATATGAAGTCTATGGTACATGTGTTGAAGAAACCACAGTCATAAAAACTTCTGGTGAcaaacagaaaaaatacaaagaGTCAAACTTTAATCCAGAGTTTAACAGCGGGGAAGATGTATATTATGTTGGGAAAATCATAGACCAAGCGCGATGTGCAGACACTGCATCAGTGAATCAAATGATTGCTGGCTGTAAGAAGCATTTAGAagctctaaaaaaatattttcagataATGCAAGAATGTGATGCAGATGAAGTCATAATCACAGAGAATAATGTTTTTGatgcagctaaaaaaaatactcaGCCTGCAATACTTCTAAAACCAGAGGCAATAGAAAGCTACATTGATATTCTCATGGCTTATGAAACTTTACATTTCCTGAAATGTTTAAAGGCTtccaaaaagaacaaaaagagaTTCAGAGGGCTCCTGTGGTTTGAAAAATCTCTCCTTCCTGAATTAATTCTATCCCAAAACAGAATTGGATCATATCTTAAAGCAAACTTGAATTCTGATGTCATAGAAGTCATAAATAGTAATATATATGAGATTAAGACAGAGCTTGAAATAATATGTGACTATTCAGATTCAGTCAATTATACCTATGCCCTTCAGATAATGACACGGGAACTTTCAGAGCTCTCAGAACTTAAAACATTTGTTTCAAAATCCAGGTTTGCAATGCAATCCTATATCCACTTTTCCCCACATATTGCCTCTCTGCACTATGGAAGTACTTTGGTGGATCTTGATCATAACTACAACCAGTTTTCTGATCTGCTAGGGCTTTTAATGTCCTGTCCAAAGAAAGACTTGGGAAAAATTGCCCAAACAATGAAAATCATGAAAACTATTGAGCTTATGAAACAAGCCACTTCCAGGTCAGACACTTCAGCATTTGGTGTATGTTCTTGCCAGATCATGGAGAACAAAAGAAAACGTGAACACCTACAAGATAAAGGTGATCAATGTTATTGGATGCTGAACACAAAGAAAAGACCATCATTGGTTCAGGATGATCAGACATATTTTACGAGCCCCAAAAAGCGAAAGGTAAAGTATGATTCAAAAACAGGAGAGACAAACTACTCATGACACTCATAGGTTAATAAATGATAAATGCTTTTATAACTGATATTGAAACCCTTTGGTAAACTGTAAATACATCAACTCATCTAGAAAAAGGGCTGGTGCATCACTGGCAATTATCCCTATAATGATAATTATGCTTTATGGTAGTGTCTTTATTTATTAGTTCAAAATCCTAAATAAAAAGTGAAGTTTTCAATTGGAAGGAAAATGTACTAAGGGCATCTTTGATTAAACCGTATTTTAcatctatttattttaaattgtagaaCTGATGTAATTGTACatgaaattattatattaaatgtattatagTGTGTAGGCTTGAAATTTGAGGCTCAACAGTAGAAACATGGGGTCCAGGTGCATGTGCCCAAGACCTACAGCTTGTGATGGTAAGAATGTATGCCCTgaggcctctctctctctctctctctctctctatatatatatatatatatatttatttatttatttatttttttgtatagagAGTGGGGTTGTCTAGGTTGCTAGGAtgcaattaccttagcaaccagggtgtggtttgaataaaagacttgaatagtaaataaataagtcatataataatataaagtaacaataaccattaaactgtagcctcacagggcaatagtgttttggctcaggggtcagggacctccatttgaaagttataagaaaaaggtaaataatttaaaaactatgaaaaataaataataaagacctattgaaaagttgattagaactggcctataacataataaaagttaacttaaaggtgaaccacccctttaatgttatcAGGTGTTGATGACATTAAGTATAAGGACATTAGAaggatatataaggatattagaagtcacagtaTCCAGTGTGGTACATTAAAGCACATATTTCTCAAAATTATCTTATTACTTGTTTTAAATATGCCTAGGCATGGTTGTAATGGAAGCATTGATAGCGTCCCTAAAAAAAGCCATGGTTTTtggagttttttatttttaatttttactgaAATTGATTCTTATTTTATAAGGTGGTGAATTCCCCTCCACATGATTCAAAAGGAGAGCAAgaaaaaagcaaacagaaaagCAACACAAGGTATTTATTATTGACTGGTTTTAGAAGGAGAAGAGACCCATACCAAATGTTAACTTAAAAACAAACATGGAAATGAATCATCATTACTTATAATACTGTTTCTATTATTTCTAGGATAAAAAACAAAGATCACAGTAATGCAGCTGAGAAACAATGCAAGAAGTCTGAAAAGACTCCAAAAGATGTAACAGGTGTAGAAATAAAAGATCAGTCTTCATCTATTAATGAACATACATTTCAAAAAAATGATGGATTGTCTTCAGTCAAAGCAATAGTGTTA contains these protein-coding regions:
- the tex15 gene encoding testis-expressed protein 15, coding for MEDSMKSLKNYIIPKIKTTAEKGYLARDMTNKREYNDILNILNEARLDICCELESSWKFEEPKLICNSNLENNFIEKRSEMRELGKKDFKEQFCFLVVPKAAVVDICHHGLSVKSSTIKMLGNPQLGVYVFRHIDVALNYAKMKNSKSNIIVVFKTLFGRIKKVQPVLNSKKTPLDPAPNYDSHMSKSLASWTDSFEKQTANSLVYLYEYDLNCKPADKPRHCLPYASVSAAFIEQKTETGPMLATVKLKPKLLTDGSANLMNCTVAKRIGKGKDAKIVFENFRTIEPKPPPMYAQQNEFLLSCSAINLLLENLLYDKQSMDSAMHFPDHFDKKEKAGKRTDDIEGLSPSSMLITSKSIKDPRIRKEEQELKHCDQKIVDQLNFQHCEENVNKSLSLSFEEARLFDSLMAKDKVNKCSLFNECEKDYKMVMKQNKTVGRHSQNLSEKEVFEEKQQKSSMLSEMEHSSLTQDMFHVSKSLSVTNTVCEKVVKKGHQFFKKRKKETYFSLGPTKSELTKEASISKQKKKIADVMESSGCNSLETGHKHKPMQRKTCISNDNKEKTVNSKNMADGSKCGNNPEENILSTNSSKSNHTTKVEERAQTGKHVFKKSPSSHKIKGNKVHGHKTNVESPGNFKKTAASLPKNATAPINKMDIGNIKSFVTGADKKEEHSLLVKLQINSCLELNDMEHSIIKKKTTAENQIPEKLFANVEEELPWLKQNLPDNQEHQCSKTITHDIILAKEEILIPPKKTNSQISCVTSDDNFEMRDFPIDYMEFQNETVCCQELVSLKVGSLKESEETVTAKTPEINQSKTTDCCVESISSMHLKELAFEHQISHVLLPENKVVNQHCTTDEIYLFDMGDIGIPTETSILSVSENLTHLCFQSYETEIGYDGDLLIEDMEIGSETEIPSFETMNEPKAQLPIHLNISLNMLLDDFDCSHLENRIDWNSLFGLDSSTTLMEEDVVPQFHKSPLQKCGLYKCESEKIIYSDLQITVKNYSKLDGNHTPACCDYVVKQLPYDDVLSSLKTTENTILMDSIKSKNNAAPLIDFIQAPHENVNINASDLSFSSCTSNNTQVTQKANDSYANVEQDFKCHIGANSGHSKTDKGGKLKGCTQQKTRSPDKGSSVSLNVCAILEKADKTSCVNVLQEYKLICEKMLPRFINAFKDKQHCPVKDVMVNRKFLLERNLKAAFKYPLKPQAIEAFIELQMMMETKQFIENRIYSLKGEPTFRSLLYYDSSLYLELLDGDRGYQQQSNFYVGFQQKLKCDPLVTLENHHAQLCDVLEKIHEKCRSYYVLLKYRREVEECEAVLKNSADHLDFCLSVPLSCGVHTGDTLEELKNLQTGTLELIKAYYNLPDCDAGKQEHALCLLELICAKIDYIQTSESLNTELSLFGIEHLLFDAAKSTILKENARSSKQKKIPSLILESIHKLNHFALLKLYEVYGTCVEETTVIKTSGDKQKKYKESNFNPEFNSGEDVYYVGKIIDQARCADTASVNQMIAGCKKHLEALKKYFQIMQECDADEVIITENNVFDAAKKNTQPAILLKPEAIESYIDILMAYETLHFLKCLKASKKNKKRFRGLLWFEKSLLPELILSQNRIGSYLKANLNSDVIEVINSNIYEIKTELEIICDYSDSVNYTYALQIMTRELSELSELKTFVSKSRFAMQSYIHFSPHIASLHYGSTLVDLDHNYNQFSDLLGLLMSCPKKDLGKIAQTMKIMKTIELMKQATSRSDTSAFGVCSCQIMENKRKREHLQDKGDQCYWMLNTKKRPSLVQDDQTYFTSPKKRKVVNSPPHDSKGEQEKSKQKSNTRIKNKDHSNAAEKQCKKSEKTPKDVTGVEIKDQSSSINEHTFQKNDGLSSVKAIVLEHANDREVKIKCSTDDPVKEVLNDSHLNLHTKSQLQVPDKNVNVISEHQSLSDQNKKNTDVVSQTAEQKSILKKLYFSGKQKKSNNVHFADICSLDTSPTMEQKNETATPITEAKDKKNEPLVQHNDPSSCSDLNNSHSQSFTQMTGTYSQLSSCLYPWQYYLHYWYQNSSNTGVMTQPYQGMPYNTQQFMPYNGTSLFTTQNPYTGNQPYPYPNSQVPPQMFQTTDALKATMNYSYPDPHSASQDSVQARYAYDATPTGTWSWGSW